A genomic segment from Paramixta manurensis encodes:
- the frdC gene encoding fumarate reductase subunit FrdC, whose amino-acid sequence MISKRNAYVRPVSATWWKKLGFYRFYMLREGTAIPALWFSLELIFGLYALKHGAENWATFVAFLQNPLMIILNIVALLAALLHTKTWFELAPKAAILIVKDEKMSEKPIIAALHIVTALVTLGLLLLALWR is encoded by the coding sequence ATGATCAGCAAACGTAACGCCTACGTTCGCCCGGTATCGGCAACCTGGTGGAAAAAGCTCGGCTTTTATCGTTTTTATATGTTGCGCGAGGGAACAGCCATTCCGGCCTTGTGGTTCTCTCTGGAGTTAATTTTTGGTCTGTATGCGCTTAAACATGGCGCGGAGAACTGGGCGACATTCGTGGCTTTTCTTCAAAATCCGCTGATGATTATTCTCAACATTGTGGCGTTATTGGCTGCCCTGCTCCACACCAAAACCTGGTTTGAGCTAGCGCCTAAAGCGGCCATCCTGATTGTTAAAGACGAAAAAATGAGCGAAAAACCCATCATAGCGGCACTCCACATCGTAACGGCGCTCGTTACGCTGGGGCTGTTGTTGCTCGCGCTATGGAGGTAA
- the frdA gene encoding fumarate reductase (quinol) flavoprotein subunit: MQTFNSDLVIVGAGGAGLRAAIAAAEANPRLNIALVSKVYPMRSHTVAAEGGSAAVTQPHDSDDFHFHDTVAGGDWLCEQDVVDYFVRHCPQEMIQLEQWGCPWSRKPDGSVNVRRFGGMKIERTWFAADKTGFHMLHTLFQTSLKYPQIHRFDEHFVLDLLVDEGRARGIVAMDMMEGQLIQIRANAVVLATGGAGRVYRYNTNGGIVTGDGMGMAFRHGVPLRDMEFVQYHPTGLPGSGILMTEGCRGEGGILVNKDGYRYLQDYGMGPETPLGEPRNKYMELGPRDKVSQAFWHEWRAGRTIATPRGDVVYLDLRHLGEKKLRERLPFICELSKAYVGVDPVTAPIPVRPTAHYTMGGIETNTQCETRIEGLFAVGECSSVGLHGANRLGSNSLAELVVFGRLAGEQAALRAQTASVANASLLDAQAQDVERRLRALANQQGTESVATLRDEMGRSMEEGCGIYRTPELMQGTIDKLAELKSRFQHVRISDTSSVFNTELLYAQELAHSLEVAECMAHSAFQRKESRGAHQRLDAGCTERDDVNYLKHTLTFYAADSVPRVDYSPVNITRLPPAKRVYGAEAEADEHKEPRHV, from the coding sequence GTGCAAACCTTTAATTCCGATTTGGTCATTGTCGGCGCAGGAGGCGCCGGGCTTCGCGCCGCGATCGCCGCCGCAGAGGCCAACCCGCGTTTAAACATCGCGCTGGTATCGAAAGTCTATCCAATGCGTAGCCATACGGTAGCTGCTGAAGGCGGCTCCGCTGCCGTCACCCAGCCACACGATAGTGATGATTTCCATTTTCACGATACGGTGGCAGGCGGTGACTGGCTCTGTGAGCAAGATGTGGTGGACTACTTTGTGCGCCACTGTCCACAAGAGATGATCCAACTGGAGCAGTGGGGTTGTCCCTGGAGCCGCAAACCCGATGGTTCGGTTAACGTACGGCGTTTCGGCGGCATGAAGATTGAACGGACTTGGTTTGCCGCCGATAAGACCGGCTTCCATATGCTACACACCCTGTTTCAGACCTCGCTGAAATATCCGCAAATCCACCGCTTTGATGAGCATTTTGTTCTCGACCTGTTGGTTGACGAGGGCCGGGCGCGCGGCATTGTCGCGATGGATATGATGGAAGGTCAACTGATACAGATCCGCGCGAATGCTGTGGTGCTGGCAACTGGCGGCGCCGGGCGGGTTTATCGTTACAATACAAACGGCGGGATTGTTACTGGCGATGGCATGGGGATGGCTTTTCGCCACGGCGTACCGCTGCGTGATATGGAGTTTGTGCAATATCATCCAACCGGCCTGCCCGGTTCCGGCATTTTAATGACCGAGGGTTGCCGTGGCGAAGGCGGCATTTTGGTGAATAAAGACGGTTACCGCTACTTGCAGGATTACGGCATGGGGCCGGAAACGCCGCTTGGCGAGCCGCGTAATAAATATATGGAGCTGGGCCCGCGCGATAAAGTTTCGCAAGCGTTTTGGCATGAGTGGCGGGCCGGGCGCACCATCGCCACTCCGCGCGGTGACGTGGTTTATCTTGATTTGCGCCACCTCGGCGAGAAAAAGCTGCGTGAGCGTCTGCCATTTATTTGTGAACTCAGCAAAGCCTATGTCGGCGTTGACCCGGTAACCGCCCCTATTCCGGTGCGTCCAACCGCGCACTACACCATGGGTGGGATTGAAACCAATACGCAATGTGAAACGCGCATCGAGGGGCTTTTCGCGGTGGGTGAATGCTCCTCCGTTGGTCTACACGGCGCCAACCGGCTGGGCTCCAACTCCCTGGCCGAACTGGTGGTTTTTGGTCGCCTCGCCGGAGAACAAGCCGCGCTACGCGCACAAACGGCATCGGTTGCCAACGCCAGCCTGCTTGATGCACAAGCGCAAGATGTCGAACGTCGGCTACGGGCGCTCGCCAACCAACAAGGTACCGAGAGCGTTGCCACGCTGCGTGATGAAATGGGGCGTTCAATGGAAGAAGGGTGCGGTATTTATCGTACCCCCGAACTGATGCAAGGCACCATTGATAAACTGGCGGAACTCAAATCTCGCTTTCAACATGTTCGTATCAGCGATACCTCAAGCGTGTTTAACACTGAGTTGCTCTACGCCCAAGAGTTAGCGCACAGCCTTGAAGTGGCAGAATGTATGGCGCATTCGGCTTTCCAGCGTAAAGAGTCGCGCGGCGCACATCAGCGTCTTGATGCGGGCTGCACCGAGCGTGACGACGTTAACTACCTCAAACATACGCTGACCTTTTATGCCGCGGATAGCGTACCGCGCGTGGATTATTCGCCGGTGAACATAACCCGTCTTCCGCCTGCCAAACGCGTTTATGGCGCGGAGGCCGAAGCCGATGAGCACAAGGAGCCGCGTCATGTCTGA
- a CDS encoding succinate dehydrogenase/fumarate reductase iron-sulfur subunit encodes MSEMKRLTVEIQRYNPERDVAPYRESYEVPYDEQTSLLDALGYIKDHLAFDLAWRWSCRMAICGSCGMMVNGVPKLACKTFLREYPTGIKVEALANFPIERDLVVDMTRFIESLEAIKPYIIGNTRTPEQGAHRQTPAQMAKYHQFSGCINCGLCYAACPQFGLNPEFIGPAAITLAHRYNLDNRDHGKAQRMPVLNGDNGVWPCTFVGYCSQVCPKHVDPAAAIQQSKVESAKDFIIAMLSPR; translated from the coding sequence ATGTCTGAAATGAAAAGGTTAACCGTTGAAATCCAGCGTTATAACCCGGAGCGCGATGTTGCACCGTACCGTGAGAGTTACGAGGTTCCTTATGATGAGCAAACCTCATTACTCGACGCTTTAGGTTATATCAAAGACCACCTGGCGTTCGATTTAGCCTGGCGCTGGTCTTGCCGTATGGCGATTTGCGGCTCATGCGGCATGATGGTCAACGGCGTGCCCAAACTGGCCTGCAAAACGTTTTTGCGCGAGTATCCCACTGGCATAAAGGTTGAAGCGCTGGCTAATTTTCCTATCGAACGCGATTTAGTGGTCGATATGACGCGCTTTATTGAAAGCCTGGAAGCGATTAAGCCCTATATCATTGGTAACACACGCACACCGGAGCAGGGAGCGCACCGCCAAACGCCGGCGCAAATGGCGAAATACCATCAATTCTCCGGCTGTATCAATTGCGGTCTTTGCTATGCCGCCTGCCCGCAATTTGGTCTTAACCCTGAGTTTATCGGCCCGGCAGCCATCACGCTGGCACACCGTTATAACCTGGATAATCGTGACCACGGCAAAGCACAACGTATGCCGGTACTGAACGGCGATAACGGCGTCTGGCCCTGTACGTTTGTTGGTTACTGCTCGCAGGTTTGCCCGAAACATGTCGATCCGGCGGCAGCCATCCAACAAAGCAAGGTTGAGAGCGCGAAAGATTTCATTATCGCGATGCTCTCGCCACGATAA